One window from the genome of Sesamum indicum cultivar Zhongzhi No. 13 linkage group LG15, S_indicum_v1.0, whole genome shotgun sequence encodes:
- the LOC105178219 gene encoding HMG-Y-related protein A-like, which translates to MATEELNKPPSIPPYPQMIMEALDALKQTEGANKSAISKYMESKYGEMPAGHADLLSHHLNRMKDSGELLFIKNNYVKPGPDAPQKRGRGRPPKPKEPLPAGAIAAAPRPRGRPRKDPNAPPAPKKPKPPAGPPSISKTGRPRGRPRKVNPQPVQNEVEA; encoded by the exons ATGGCGACGGAAGAGCTCAACAAACCTCCTTCGATTCCTCCATACCCACAG ATGATTATGGAAGCACTAGATGCTCTGAAACAAACTGAGGGTGCGAACAAGTCAGCAATATCCAAATACATGGAGTCCAAATACGGCGAAATGCCTGCCGGCCACGCAGATCTGTTGTCACATCACTTGAACAGAATGAAGGACAGTGGGGAGCTTCTGTTCATCAAGAACAACTATGTCAAGCCCGGCCCAGATGCACCACAGAAACGCGGCCGTGGCCGCCCCCCAAAGCCGAAGGAACCCCTTCCCGCTGGCGCCATAGCTGCCGCTCCTCGGCCTCGGGGCCGTCCAAGGAAGGATCCCAATGCACCACCTGCCCCCAAGAAACCGAAGCCTCCAGCTGGCCCCCCAAGCATCTCTAAGACCGGAAGGCCTAGGGGAAGGCCAAGGAAGGTGAATCCGCAGCCAGTGCAGAATGAAGTGGAGGCATGA
- the LOC105178220 gene encoding uncharacterized protein LOC105178220 isoform X2 encodes MAKPNGVIYSSAKSPQHPMLYTINEGANHYKQGKGHLSMLKMKFSTKEFWPLGGKLNTFIRSRGPSWVCQSAETHNTKTKELVTNYDDCSDMSSSPSGDEHPTETGKNTSSSQGLAEACRFVSNDAKFVNERARSDIILLSRGIMKLDARARQDVAFLGSEFLKLDARAREDTEKIDNDVKRRAERLHHVATLLKNKAQSKLKRAADKHWSDGALEADLKRADSAAKQRAMEDSLMALELVKSIHDMMVSKMYRLKRDSNTSKVARHITLEKNGKNLGFLPGEVSADRITAIQEAYWNIASALSEADGIDYTDPEELELLVAALIDLDAMDGKSSVSLLAECSNSPDVSTRRALANALSAAPSMWTLGNAGMGALQRLAEDSNPAIAAAAAKTIYELKKQWEIEEGDSWRFMMNQSFEDDEEDDTWTD; translated from the exons ATGGCTAAACCAAATGGGGTTATTTATTCATCAGCAAAATCGCCACAGCACCCCATGTTATATACAATAAATGAAGGAGCCAACCATTACAAACAAGGCAAAGGACATCTCTCGATGCtgaaaatgaagttttcaacCAAGGAATTCTGGCCTTTAGGTGGAAAATTGAATACTTTTATCAGATCCCGGGGGCCTTCTTGGGTATGTCAGTCAGCGGAAACACACAACACGAAAACAAAGGAGCTTGTGACAAACTATGATGATTGTTCAGATATGTCCAG CTCTCCAAGTGGAGATGAGCATCCCACTGAGACTGGGAAAAACACCTCTTCTAGTCAAGGATTAGCTGAAGCATGCAGATTTGTTTCGAATGATGCAAAATTCGTGAATGAAAGAGCTAGAAGTGATATTATACTTCTTTCACG AGGCATTATGAAGTTGGATGCTCGCGCACGTCAAGATGTCGCATTTCTTGGTTCAGAGTTCCTTAAGCTTGATG CAAGGGCTAGGGAAGATACTGAGAAAATTGATAATGATGTGAAGAGAAGAGCTGAAAGGCTTCATCATGTAGCCACT CTTCTGAAAAACAAAGCtcaatcaaaattgaaaagggcTGCTGACAAGCATTGGAGTGATGGTGCATTAGAG GCTGATTTGAAGCGAGCTGATTCTGCTGCCAAGCAACGTGCAATGGAAGATTCTCTTATGGCATTGGAG TTGGTCAAAAGCATTCATGATATGATGGTGAGCAAAATGTACAGATT GAAAAGAGATTCTAACACTAGCAAGGTGGCAAGGCATATAACACTAGAAAAGAACGGGAAAAATCTTGGCTTTCTACCTGGAGAAGTATCTGCGGATCGTATTACTGCGATTCAG GAAGCTTATTGGAACATAGCTTCTGCACTTTCCGAAGCTGATGGAATTGACTATACTGATCCGGAAGAG CTGGAGTTGCTGGTGGCAGCCCTTATTGATCTTGATGCGATGGATGGTAAAAGTAGTGTATCTCTGTTGGCAGAGTGTTCAAATTCTCCTGATGTCAGCACCAG GAGAGCGTTAGCTAATGCATTATCAGCTGCTCCATCGATGTGGACTCTTGGAAATGCCGGCATGGGTGCTCTTCAG AGACTGGCAGAAGATAGCAATCCTGCAATTGCTGCAGCAGCAGCCAAAACCATCTATGAGCTGAAGAAACAGTGGGAAATAGAGGAAGGAGATAGCTGGAGGTTCATGATGAACCAAAGCTTCGAAGACGACGAGGAAGATGACACCTGGACAGATTAG
- the LOC105178220 gene encoding uncharacterized protein LOC105178220 isoform X1, which produces MAKPNGVIYSSAKSPQHPMLYTINEGANHYKQGKGHLSMLKMKFSTKEFWPLGGKLNTFIRSRGPSWVCQSAETHNTKTKELVTNYDDCSDMSSSPSGDEHPTETGKNTSSSQGLAEACRFVSNDAKFVNERARSDIILLSRGIMKLDARARQDVAFLGSEFLKLDARAREDTEKIDNDVKRRAERLHHVATLLKNKAQSKLKRAADKHWSDGALEADLKRADSAAKQRAMEDSLMALELVKSIHDMMVSKMYRLKRDSNTSKVARHITLEKNGKNLGFLPGEVSADRITAIQEAYWNIASALSEADGIDYTDPEEVRVKQIDLELLVAALIDLDAMDGKSSVSLLAECSNSPDVSTRRALANALSAAPSMWTLGNAGMGALQRLAEDSNPAIAAAAAKTIYELKKQWEIEEGDSWRFMMNQSFEDDEEDDTWTD; this is translated from the exons ATGGCTAAACCAAATGGGGTTATTTATTCATCAGCAAAATCGCCACAGCACCCCATGTTATATACAATAAATGAAGGAGCCAACCATTACAAACAAGGCAAAGGACATCTCTCGATGCtgaaaatgaagttttcaacCAAGGAATTCTGGCCTTTAGGTGGAAAATTGAATACTTTTATCAGATCCCGGGGGCCTTCTTGGGTATGTCAGTCAGCGGAAACACACAACACGAAAACAAAGGAGCTTGTGACAAACTATGATGATTGTTCAGATATGTCCAG CTCTCCAAGTGGAGATGAGCATCCCACTGAGACTGGGAAAAACACCTCTTCTAGTCAAGGATTAGCTGAAGCATGCAGATTTGTTTCGAATGATGCAAAATTCGTGAATGAAAGAGCTAGAAGTGATATTATACTTCTTTCACG AGGCATTATGAAGTTGGATGCTCGCGCACGTCAAGATGTCGCATTTCTTGGTTCAGAGTTCCTTAAGCTTGATG CAAGGGCTAGGGAAGATACTGAGAAAATTGATAATGATGTGAAGAGAAGAGCTGAAAGGCTTCATCATGTAGCCACT CTTCTGAAAAACAAAGCtcaatcaaaattgaaaagggcTGCTGACAAGCATTGGAGTGATGGTGCATTAGAG GCTGATTTGAAGCGAGCTGATTCTGCTGCCAAGCAACGTGCAATGGAAGATTCTCTTATGGCATTGGAG TTGGTCAAAAGCATTCATGATATGATGGTGAGCAAAATGTACAGATT GAAAAGAGATTCTAACACTAGCAAGGTGGCAAGGCATATAACACTAGAAAAGAACGGGAAAAATCTTGGCTTTCTACCTGGAGAAGTATCTGCGGATCGTATTACTGCGATTCAG GAAGCTTATTGGAACATAGCTTCTGCACTTTCCGAAGCTGATGGAATTGACTATACTGATCCGGAAGAGGTCCGAGTCAAACAAATAGAT CTGGAGTTGCTGGTGGCAGCCCTTATTGATCTTGATGCGATGGATGGTAAAAGTAGTGTATCTCTGTTGGCAGAGTGTTCAAATTCTCCTGATGTCAGCACCAG GAGAGCGTTAGCTAATGCATTATCAGCTGCTCCATCGATGTGGACTCTTGGAAATGCCGGCATGGGTGCTCTTCAG AGACTGGCAGAAGATAGCAATCCTGCAATTGCTGCAGCAGCAGCCAAAACCATCTATGAGCTGAAGAAACAGTGGGAAATAGAGGAAGGAGATAGCTGGAGGTTCATGATGAACCAAAGCTTCGAAGACGACGAGGAAGATGACACCTGGACAGATTAG